The proteins below come from a single Aegilops tauschii subsp. strangulata cultivar AL8/78 chromosome 6, Aet v6.0, whole genome shotgun sequence genomic window:
- the LOC109758811 gene encoding uncharacterized protein, with translation MEAHVEEVRKLEELFDGLQKEHIPLAENSIADHLSKCAAQKLPVEPRTFVLHLTQPSVSPTAMARKRRKLDSGKYHPPELPKAPGREVARKNSTSPGEQHPPAELQLLAVEICAPTNEEVPFVLVAEPQAPTRARHIVHYLQTGELPEEQEDIERVARRSSMYQFVDDMLYRRRSNSVKLKCISREEGKELLAEIHKGACGSHIGSRALVGKAFQQGFYWPMALQDAIKLVTRCEACQFHSKNIHQPAQAL, from the coding sequence ctggaggagcttTTTGATGGATTGCAAAAAGAGCACATACCACTTGCGGAAAACAGCAtcgctgatcatctgtcaaaatGCGCTGCACAGAAGCTCCCTGTGGAACCAAGGACCTTTGTTCTCCACCTAACTCAACCCTCCGTATCCCCGACGGCGATGGCCAGAAAAAGGAGGAAATTGGACTCCGGCAAGTATCATCCGCCAGAGCTTCCCAAAGCCCCCGGTAGAGAGGTTGCCAGGAAAAACTCCACTTCTCCTGGTGAGCAGCACCCTCCCGCCGAACTACAGCTTCTTGCGGTTGAGATATGCGCTCCCACAAATGAGGAGGTGCCATTTGTCCTTGTTGCCGAGCCTCAGGCTCCGACTAGGGCACGACACATAGTTCACTACCTCCAAACTGGAGAACTTCCCGAGGAGCAAGAAGACAttgaaagagtagcccggaggtctagtatgtatcagtttgtcgatgacatgTTATACAGAAGGAGGTCcaacagtgtgaaattgaagtgcatttctCGGGAAGAGGGGAAGGAACTGCTGGCAGAGATACACAAAGGTGCGTGCGGCTCTCATATTGGATCAAGAGCCTTGGTCGGAAAAGCTTTCCAGcaaggtttctactggcccatgGCCCTCCAAGATGCGATCAAGCTAGTCACCCggtgtgaagcctgccagttccactccAAGAACATCCATCAACCTGCTCAAGCTCTCTAG